CATAAACTCGTCCTGGTGCAGGTTTAGTAGATGGAATAGTGGAAGTTGTTATCCAATCTTTCACGCTAGAAGCAACAACACCAATAATGACAACGCGATCGCGTATCCATTCGGGCTTAAAATTTCCTGTTTTAATATCGTGAAGAGATAAAGTTCTAAATCGTTCTTCACCACTCCGAAAATTTAATAAGACTTGCACTCCACCATCATCAGCTTGAACGTAGCTTCCGGAGTGAGATAAAAACCTAGGGAGTTCAGTCTGACCAAATCTCACTGTATTTTCATCATGAATACCGTTTTCTAAATTGAAGCCTACGTGCTTTAAATAAGCTGTTGCCAAATTCAAAGACAACGAGAACTTGTAGTCTTTAGTCGTAGGTGTCGCTAGCAAACTACGTCTCAACTTACCATCAGTATCAATAATTTGATCTGCAAAACCAACTTGTTCTTTAGGTAATCCTGGTGGTGGAGGGACTTGTTCTGGTAAAACTTTTTCTATAGCAATGACATTTTTAAGATCTTGAAATGCTGCAACTAGTTCGCGATGACCCGGTTCAACAGGGAGATTTCTAAAGATATCAAGACCAATTGAGCGAGGACTAAGAGAATGCAACTTTCTTAATAAAATGGCAATTTCTCGATCTGGTATGGGATAAGTGCCTATACGACTGATATCTTCTTCGTTGATGCCTATAATAATAATGCGTTCATCAATAGGTTCTTGAGGGCGCAGACGAAGAAAAGTATCAAAAACTAACAATTCTAAAGATTGCATATAACCCGTGAGACGGGTAGCCATTACCAGCCCAATTACTATAATGCCTGGTAATGCACCTACACGCCAAATGGTAATTTCTTCTTTGATTCTTTTCCAAAATTCTGGCGGCATAAAACCACTTCACTAATCGATTAACCCTTCGTCTCTAGCTCTCATTTCCGTTTGAATCCGAATATTTTTTCCCTCTTCAGGATAAACATTTAAAGCATCTTGTAGCTTATTCCAGTAATGTCGCACCATACGTTCGGATACACACATTTGTTCGGCGATCGCTTTATCTTGTAATCCTTGCTCAAAAGCCAAAGTTAGCACCTTCAGCCACTCAGGTTTAATCTCCAATCCAGCATGAATTCCTTTAAGATCTTTTGTATGAGTTAGTCCCTGTAAAGCCCAATCAACTCTAATCAACATTTCTTTGCTAGAAAGACTTTTATCTGCCACAGTAAACCCCCCTTTATGAGTATCAATGTTAGGTCTGATTCTCACTAGTGTTCTAGCATGAGCGCTTTGGACAACAAGATTTAAATTGGGAAATTCTTTCATTAAAGTTTTTAGCAGTTGAACACCTGTCTCAGGGCGTGGTAACATCCCAGGGCTATCTGGAATAGATAAATCCATAACGACAACATCTGGATTTAATCTTGTCACTTGATCGAGAGCATTTTTAGAAGTTAGAGCAGTACTAAATTTAGCCTCTGGATATTGTTTTTGTAATATATCTATAGTTCCGCTTAAAACTGATTCGTGGTCATCAATAACCAAAATATTCAACAAAGCCTTATCTGATATAACTTGTTTCATATTTTACCTCCGTTAAAACTCCGTGGAGAACGGGGTATAGGGTTAATAACTTATGTAAAACCTAACAGCCTACAAGCAAGATACGTAAGTACCCTACTATTCGTATCGATCGCACACAATCAGGAGACTAGTATATAATTCTTAATTTTATTGCCGTTGGTGGAACAACTTACCAATAGAAATGCCAAGTTATATTTAAATTTTTATAAAAATAAAAACATTTTCCTGATGTTAAAAATCTAAAACTTTCACTAAGAAATTCAAATTCTAAGTGACTATAATACAAGGTTAAGATAGATACATCAGGATATGTTATTTGAAATATTAATTTTGATTTACTTTTTTGTTTTTCTAAATTGATATAAATTGAGATGGGAGTTAACACATCTGGCACAGTAATTTTTAATACCTCTTCCAAAGACCAAGAAACTATCAAGCTGTGTTCGATAGTTTCAGATTGCCAAGTTGTTGGTAAACTGACATTAAAGGATATATGTGGGTGAGATATAGCCCAAGATTCTAGTACACCTTGAATTGCTGAAGGTAAGCTACCTTGAAAGTATGTTGGGAATAAACGTTCGCTCAATTGAGCAAGAGATTGATGTAAATTCTCAACTTTTGTTAAACATTCTTGAGTTCTATACGCTGATAGCTCCCAATCATCTCCTGATAACAGTTCTAAACTGCGGCGGATTGTAAAAGATTCCTGTAACAAGGTATCTCGAATTGTTTCAGCTTCCAAGAAAAGTTTCATAGATTGCCTGTAAGACCACCAATGTAATGCTTCTTGGGTCTTCTGGTAAGATGCAATAAACTTAATGAGGGTAACACAGTAGATGATTGAAAATATTATGAGCGTACACAATTTCCGCCTCACTACTTAGAACAAATGTTTTATAAATCTGTGATTAATCTTGCTTTTCTCAACATAAATTCTAGTGCAGTCTCTTCTTTAGAAATAATGTCAGCTTTTGCATCCATTCCCGCTTGTATCAAGCAATGACGATTGTTATTTCCAAAGGAGAGACTTTTTGGTTTGATTGTAGCTTCAAAATAACTGGCTACAGGAGTTGTAGAGCCGGGTGAGAGAGTAGATGAGTTGTTATTTTGAGGGACTATAGCGTCTGGTGAAACAGCCGTGACAACCCCTTTGAGAGTACCGTAA
This genomic interval from Scytonema hofmannii PCC 7110 contains the following:
- a CDS encoding response regulator transcription factor; this encodes MKQVISDKALLNILVIDDHESVLSGTIDILQKQYPEAKFSTALTSKNALDQVTRLNPDVVVMDLSIPDSPGMLPRPETGVQLLKTLMKEFPNLNLVVQSAHARTLVRIRPNIDTHKGGFTVADKSLSSKEMLIRVDWALQGLTHTKDLKGIHAGLEIKPEWLKVLTLAFEQGLQDKAIAEQMCVSERMVRHYWNKLQDALNVYPEEGKNIRIQTEMRARDEGLID